Within the Oncorhynchus kisutch isolate 150728-3 linkage group LG13, Okis_V2, whole genome shotgun sequence genome, the region agattagggcctaattcattcatttcaattgagtgatttccttatatgaattgtaactcagtaaaatattttatattgttgcatttatattttcgttcagtatagatatggtgtggtatagtgtgtcaTGTACTGTTTTATTTTGTATGCAATTGCCGCTTgtttggacaccaggaagagtagcagcagctaatggggatcagtAATAAAATACTCCCCACCACCATCGACTCACAAGGGACAAATCTCATGAGGCGCTTCCTTTCCCTTTGTCTTGTCTCTTTGAGCTgaaggaagctagctagctaagtaacgCTACATCAGAGCCAAGTATTTAGGGGAGAAAACATCTATGGCTCTGCACTACACCAAATTAGTTCATCCATCCACTTGTATACTTGTCAAACTTTACCCGAAATGTTCGGAGCCCGTCTTCATAGGCCTTTACCAGTGCGGAGTCGTCAGTAGCCACAGCTAAAGACACGTTATCCTACATCAAAACAGTAACAACATACTTTACATTTTAACTTCGTAATAATAAGAAGTAGCTAGCAATGGACGTTAGCTATTAACTTTCTCATTGGTTAACTGGCTCATCATCAGCTTGGTTGAGAttgtaacgttagttagctagtaaCTTCACGTTATGCGATAAAACCCTTACCTCGACTCTTTCACTTCGGAAAACAATACTTTCATAATATTCATCCATAACTAGCTAGTTGAATTAAACACACGTATTAACTTGTTATATTTTTCGTGACATTAGGCCATTGTCAAGTTTAGTAGCAAACGCTTTGATTGCGCATCGTTCAAAACACCTGGGAACTCGGAAATATCcgacttcagtgtgttcaagaTAACTACAAATGTGGGAAAATTAGTTTTGAAccgtcatccaacttggaattccaagtaGGAAACTCTGGCATCTGTCTAGAGCACCGACTTGAAGGTCATGATTTGACCACGTTTTTTTCCCGAGTTCACAGTCACCTTGAAAACACAATTAGGCTACATTAatggtgcgttcaagacaactgggaactcggaaaaatacgaggtcaaatcatgacgtcaatgACCTTGTCGGAAAGTCAGAGTTCTAGTTGGCCCTCAATATTAATTACCGTGTTAGGATAACCACAGTGAGTTCCCCAGGGTGTCTTTCCATGCACCCCATATGAAGAACGCGAGACCTCTGTATTACAAGTTGCAGGTCTACCAAAattacttcttttttttaaagcacGCAATTCCCCCCTTATAATCAGATACCGTTCGGAATGGACTTGGGCAGAAGATTAGAACGTTCCCTTTCATCTGTGACTAGAGATTCACACCGATATGAGTCCAGAAATTCGGGGCCCAGAAATACTAACGATCAAATATAGGCTAAGCAGTCACATCTATTTGTTAATAACATAATCCGCCGATTTATCAAGGAATTGATCAACTGCtacaaagttgacagtgcatgacatCTTCACCAAGAGAAGAAGAACATCGATAGCCTAGATTGTATTTGTGGACTAGTGTGCTATAATTTGATTTCATCACAACTGCGCTATTCACAGCTCAAGATAAGCCTTTCCAGTCGCTTGACAATTTATGATATAAGCCTATCAAACCTGAACTACACTACTGCAGTATCAAGTAGTGGTTGCTAATTGTCCCCATTGTCTGTTTGGTTTACATTCATATAGCGTGAAACGCGTGATTTCAGAATTGGGAGCAGATCAGGGAACAAATCAGCGAATTTCTCCAAAATGGGCCACACCTGATACTGTGTAAAGTGCGACTAGTCTGAATCAATATCAGTCTTCGAGAGTGTAGATATTCAATTGGCCACTAAACGGCGCTCCACGCTAAGAAGAACAACGTTTTATTATAGCCTCACTGCACATACGGCTTTCTGATCACTGTTCTAGCACTCTCATTAGGTACATGTTTAAGCAAACAATGAACGTTTTGAGCCAATATGACAATTAAAATATGTAGCCCCTAGAGTTGAACAATAACATGAGGTTTATTTAAAAGTTGTATATTTATACAAATTAGTAAGCAGTCTACTTTATCTATATGGATATCATCTGCAGAGTATCTGCATTATCTGCAGAAATGTGGCTTTTTCAGTACAATGTGAGAGCTTGGTCTTGGTCTCATGACACAATTCAGCATAAGGGGGGACAGTAAGAGTTGCAACTTGTTACAACATGTTTCAACTTGCAGTTTCCTTGCGATGCAGCACAGAGTCCACTGAGGGGCGACACGTGGTGAGCGATCTAATGTGAAACCCCACTGTTCTTTCTTACAATCACCATACTCTATAGAACAGGCCTTAAAAACATATAATTGAAAACTGTTCCCGAGAGTATTGGCTAACATATAAACCTATAAGTATTGGATGCTATAGGCCAATGCACAtataataacaatgtaataagcatataataacaatgtaataagcatataataacaatgtaataagCATTCATAGGCCCATACAGTAAGTAGCCTTCAGTATCATGCAACATATGGATTGGAAGAAGTTAGAATTGAGACAAATGGAGTAGCCtagtttacctgtctgtctgtaaagtgAGATTCCGTAACAGACAGGATAACGCAATCCACTAATAGATCCTGTGACTGCAGATGCAATTTGCCACGGTGGAACTAGAAGCTAGGTATAGGTGATGAAAGTTCCAGGTAGCTGAGTTCACCGCAGAAATTCGGTCACATTCTATAAGATAGACGACTTTCAGAAGAAAAAAACAGGTAGGGGAGCAGATACCCCAAGAAAATGTCATTTACATTGGTTTAACTGTCTGGACGCATCTTGGTTacacagtacagtactatgggcTGCTTGCTGCACGTGGTTTAACAAGAGGGAGGCCAGGTGCTATGGTAACAAACATGGATGTTAACAATGTGTCCCTCTCTGCAAACTCCTCTGACTGCGGTGCAATCAACCAACGGACTTTGTCACAATGTTATTTTTGGCATAAAAACAATTGCATTAATTGTTGTATTGAAAAATGTAATGGAACAATATAGCTTATGTTAAATTAAACATACTTTCATAGACATGATCACAGTGTCGACCCCAATATGAAGAAATACGCAGCAATGGAGAAGCTAAAGAAATTAATTCGGTGGCACACCGTAGAAGTAAACAAATTGATACTGAGCGAGGAAGGTGGGGGATTCTCTGAGACAGCCCACGTGGGTCCCCGAAATGTGTTGGCGTAAACAGCCAATGGTTGAAAAGAGTAGGGATTCCATGTATACCAATGAACAAATCAGGAAAGTAGCGAGTGAGTAACACCACGCCCATGACGAGAGTGGATATAACCATTGAGTTTCGCACGATTGTGTCAGAAACCACTGAGCCACAGACAGGAGAACTATTACAAGGACTTTGCAATTCAACAACGAGCGAGTTTACGCTGAAACACTGCAAGTTAACCTATACCATATTGGATTACTTCATTGACACGGACGTTCTGCAAACCCCGATTCGGGAATATACTCATTGGAGATTATCCTGGATATCCTTGTGGATTATACAATTACGGATTTCAATATGACTCTGGAGGAACTCGTTGGATGCAATATCACTGAGAAAAAGTAAGTTCCTTGTACATTTGTCGCTCATAATAGCTGACACCTTGCTGCAACATACTGTGCATTGAGAGTAGATGGTTTGGCAGTGAACCGTGAAGCACATATAGCCTCAGTACTGAATTCACCAGGTGTTAGTAGCCTATTCTCAATTGCGGTGCATAACTAACATAATGTATTTTTCTTGAAGGATGGAGACCGTGAATCAAGCACTAGAAGAGCTGCTGGTGGCAGCGCAGCAACAAGACTGCCTGACTGTGGGAGTCTACGAGTCTGCAAAGCTGATGAATGTGTAAGTACATTATTGACCATTCTATCCTATGATTGACCATTCCATAATATGAGTCAATGGTGCATAGCTGCAAGCATGACGCCCATTGCAAGACTTTTGTCTGCATATGTATCTATATTTGATATACAGAACAGATCATTCATGTACTATTCCCTTTCTTTCTGCAGTGATCCtgacagtgttgtgttgtgtgttctggcGACTGACGAGGATGTCATTCCACTGCAGATTCACTTCACGCTCATCCAAGCCTTCTGTTGCGACAACGACATCAACATACTGCGTGTCTCCGGCATGAGGCGCCTCGCTCAGGTTCTTGGCGAGCCAAGCACCGCTGACAGCAACGGCAACGAGCCCAATGATCTGCACTGCATCCTTGTCACTGTAAGTACATCCTCCTATATTCTTATTTGGATTACACTGAACGGGCAA harbors:
- the LOC109902355 gene encoding growth arrest and DNA damage-inducible protein GADD45 beta, with the translated sequence MTLEELVGCNITEKKMETVNQALEELLVAAQQQDCLTVGVYESAKLMNVDPDSVVLCVLATDEDVIPLQIHFTLIQAFCCDNDINILRVSGMRRLAQVLGEPSTADSNGNEPNDLHCILVTNTQCQSLKCQALQDVGNYCEESRCKNQWVPYLSLQER